In one Rutidosis leptorrhynchoides isolate AG116_Rl617_1_P2 chromosome 8, CSIRO_AGI_Rlap_v1, whole genome shotgun sequence genomic region, the following are encoded:
- the LOC139861698 gene encoding G-type lectin S-receptor-like serine/threonine-protein kinase At4g27290 isoform X1, with translation MHIHSKKIMTFQLQLLFFCSVLLSFLTNCAAVDTLLVDQEIRGNETIVSANEMYEMGFFSPGNSQYRYVGIWFKNISPQTVVWVANGETQVTCSSCVFRVNSNGTLLILNGNNNNSLIWPSNYSLPVGNVNIVAKLLDSGNFIVKDNSSSSDEDFIWQSFDYPGDTLLAGMKYGKDLITGRYWSLRSSKSLEDPSPGLYENRVDTNGYPQFFHWRGSVFETRFGPWNGLNMGGSLAGKPNSYYTYEFVCNEKEVYFKFVLINKSFITRLYMNPEGSMVRLNWINATQSWVVNLATAVDICTPYGVCGPFGHCNYNNYPACSCLDGFEPRQPDEWNAGNWSGGCQRKKPLKCGDKDGFLRLSGVKLPDSRHSWYNVNMSLVECKKACTINCSCTAYANLDMRKGGSGCLLWFDDLMDIRENDENQDIYVRISESESSVMELVMKVVFPTIIVMFLGGLALAVYAWNKRLSRAQRQGNLLMFSNMIFPTEVNNKDDKLPFFSFSEVSKLTNNFSNDNKLGEGGFGLVYKGVMDDGREIAVKRLSGTSSQGLDEFKNEVRCIHKLQHRNLVNILGCCAQNNEFMLIYEYLPNRSLDKILFDETKSSVLDWSNRFCIIRGIARGLLYLHQDSRIRIIHRDLKASNILLDSDMNPKISDFGLARIFEGPETGTKTKNVAGTYGYIPPEYALHGVFSVKSDVFSFGVLVLEIISGMKNQLIFSTKHSTNLLGHAWRLFKDDKSIQLVDATSCDSYVISKVLRSVHIGLLCVQNHAEDRPTMSSVVFMLDNEGVLPQPKPPAFFSELDLDPHTSGLAGTMSANDMTMSLTGR, from the exons ATGCACATACATTCTAAAAAAATAATGACTTTTCAGCTGCAACTTTTATTCTTCTGCAGTGTTTTACTATCGTTTTTGACAAATTGTGCAGCAGTAGATACGTTACTTGTAGATCAAGAAATCAGAGGCAATGAGACGATTGTTTCAGCAAATGAAATGTACGAAATGGGCTTTTTTAGCCCGGGTAACTCCCAGTATCGATACGTGGGGATATGGTTCAAGAACATATCCCCGCAGACAGTCGTATGGGTTGCTAACGGAGAGACTCAAGTTACCTGTTCTTCTTGTGTGTTCAGAGTCAATAGCAACGGAACGTTGTTAATTCTTAAcggtaataataataactctttaaTTTGGCCGTCCAACTATTCGTTACCTGTCGGTAACGTAAATATTGTGGCCAAACTTTTGGATTCGGGAAACTTTATCGTGAAAGATAACAGTAGTAGCAGTGATGAAGATTTTATCTGGCAAAGCTTTGATTACCCGGGTGACACGTTGCTAGCGGGAATGAAATATGGGAAGGACTTGATTACCGGACGGTATTGGTCATTGAGATCTTCGAAGAGTCTAGAAGATCCTTCTCCGGGTCTATACGAAAACCGGGTTGATACAAATGGATATCCACAATTTTTTCATTGGCGAGGTTCTGTATTTGAAACTAGGTTTGGTCCATGGAATGGTCTTAATATGGGTGGTAGTTTAGCAGGTAAGCCAAATTCTTATTACACATATGAGTTTGTTTGTAATGAGAAGGAGGTATATTTTAAATTTGTTCTTATTAACAAGTCCTTTATAACAAGGTTGTATATGAATCCAGAAGGCTCCATGGTTCGACTAAACTGGATTAATGCCACCCAAAGTTGGGTTGTTAATTTGGCCACAGCGGTTGATATATGTACCCCATACGGAGTCTGTGGTCCATTTGGACACTGTAACTATAACAACTACCCTGCATGCAGTTGTTTGGATGGGTTTGAACCAAGACAACCGGATGAATGGAACGCAGGTAATTGGTCAGGTGGTTGTCAACGTAAAAAACCGTTGAAGTGTGGGGATAAAGATGGGTTTCTAAGGCTTTCGGGTGTGAAACTACCGGATAGTCGGCATTCATGGTACAATGTGAACATGAGCCTTGTGGAATGTAAAAAGGCATGCACGATAAATTGTTCATGTACAGCTTATGCAAACTTGGATATGAGAAAAGGTGGAAGTGGATGTTTGTTATGGTTTGATGATCTGATGGACATTAGAGAAAATGACGAAAATCAAGATATTTACGTAAGAATATCAGAATCTGAATCATCAG TCATGGAACTAGTAATGAAAGTGGTCTTTCCAACAATAATTGTTATGTTTCTGGGAGGCCTAGCTCTGGCAGTGTATGCTTGGAACAAGAGACTGTCTCGTGCACAGAGACAAG GTAATCTGTTGATGTTTAGCAATATGATATTTCCTACCGAGgtcaataataaagatgataagttGCCGTTTTTCAGCTTTTCGGAAGTATCTAAGTTGACAAATAACTTCTCAAACGACAATAAACTTGGAGAAGGTGGCTTTGGTCTAGTTTACAAG GGTGTAATGGACGATGGACGAGAGATAGCTGTGAAGCGGCTATCAGGCACTTCTTCACAAGGGCTTGATGAGTTTAAGAATGAGGTTAGATGTATTCATAAACTTCAGCATCGAAACCTTGTCAATATTTTGGGATGTTGTGCTCAAAATAATGAATTCATGTTAATCTATGAATACTTGCCAAACAGAAGCCTAGATAAAATATTATTTG ACGAGACCAAAAGTTCAGTCCTTGATTGGAGTAACCGATTCTGCATCATAAGGGGAATTGCTCGAGGGCTTCTTTATCTGCATCAAGACTCCCgtattcgtattattcatagagatTTAAAAGCTTCAAATATTTTGTTGGACAGTGACATGAACCCAAAGATATCGGATTTTGGGCTTGCTAGAATATTTGAAGGACCTGAGACGGGGACTAAAACGAAGAATGTGGCTGGAACTTA TGGTTACATCCCTCCAGAATACGCTCTTCACGGGGTATTCTCAGTAAAATCAGATGTGTTTAGCTTCGGTGTTTTGGTGCTGGAGATAATAAGTGGGATGAAGAACCAATTAATTTTCTCTACAAAACATAGTACCAACCTTCTTGGGCAT GCTTGGAGGCTCTTTAAAGATGACAAGAGTATTCAATTGGTTGACGCAACGTCATGTGACTCATACGTTATCTCTAAGGTACTCCGGTCAGTACACATTGGTCTGTTATGTGTGCAAAATCACGCAGAAGATAGGCCAACAATGTCATCGGTGGTATTTATGTTGGACAATGAAGGTGTGTTGCCTCAACCTAAACCACCTGCATTTTTCAGTGAACTCGATCTTGACCCACATACATCTGGCCTCGCTGGCACAATGTCTGCCAATGATATGACAATGTCATTAACAGGTCGATAG
- the LOC139861698 gene encoding G-type lectin S-receptor-like serine/threonine-protein kinase At4g27290 isoform X2: protein MHIHSKKIMTFQLQLLFFCSVLLSFLTNCAAVDTLLVDQEIRGNETIVSANEMYEMGFFSPGNSQYRYVGIWFKNISPQTVVWVANGETQVTCSSCVFRVNSNGTLLILNGNNNNSLIWPSNYSLPVGNVNIVAKLLDSGNFIVKDNSSSSDEDFIWQSFDYPGDTLLAGMKYGKDLITGRYWSLRSSKSLEDPSPGLYENRVDTNGYPQFFHWRGSVFETRFGPWNGLNMGGSLAEGSMVRLNWINATQSWVVNLATAVDICTPYGVCGPFGHCNYNNYPACSCLDGFEPRQPDEWNAGNWSGGCQRKKPLKCGDKDGFLRLSGVKLPDSRHSWYNVNMSLVECKKACTINCSCTAYANLDMRKGGSGCLLWFDDLMDIRENDENQDIYVRISESESSVMELVMKVVFPTIIVMFLGGLALAVYAWNKRLSRAQRQGNLLMFSNMIFPTEVNNKDDKLPFFSFSEVSKLTNNFSNDNKLGEGGFGLVYKGVMDDGREIAVKRLSGTSSQGLDEFKNEVRCIHKLQHRNLVNILGCCAQNNEFMLIYEYLPNRSLDKILFDETKSSVLDWSNRFCIIRGIARGLLYLHQDSRIRIIHRDLKASNILLDSDMNPKISDFGLARIFEGPETGTKTKNVAGTYGYIPPEYALHGVFSVKSDVFSFGVLVLEIISGMKNQLIFSTKHSTNLLGHAWRLFKDDKSIQLVDATSCDSYVISKVLRSVHIGLLCVQNHAEDRPTMSSVVFMLDNEGVLPQPKPPAFFSELDLDPHTSGLAGTMSANDMTMSLTGR, encoded by the exons ATGCACATACATTCTAAAAAAATAATGACTTTTCAGCTGCAACTTTTATTCTTCTGCAGTGTTTTACTATCGTTTTTGACAAATTGTGCAGCAGTAGATACGTTACTTGTAGATCAAGAAATCAGAGGCAATGAGACGATTGTTTCAGCAAATGAAATGTACGAAATGGGCTTTTTTAGCCCGGGTAACTCCCAGTATCGATACGTGGGGATATGGTTCAAGAACATATCCCCGCAGACAGTCGTATGGGTTGCTAACGGAGAGACTCAAGTTACCTGTTCTTCTTGTGTGTTCAGAGTCAATAGCAACGGAACGTTGTTAATTCTTAAcggtaataataataactctttaaTTTGGCCGTCCAACTATTCGTTACCTGTCGGTAACGTAAATATTGTGGCCAAACTTTTGGATTCGGGAAACTTTATCGTGAAAGATAACAGTAGTAGCAGTGATGAAGATTTTATCTGGCAAAGCTTTGATTACCCGGGTGACACGTTGCTAGCGGGAATGAAATATGGGAAGGACTTGATTACCGGACGGTATTGGTCATTGAGATCTTCGAAGAGTCTAGAAGATCCTTCTCCGGGTCTATACGAAAACCGGGTTGATACAAATGGATATCCACAATTTTTTCATTGGCGAGGTTCTGTATTTGAAACTAGGTTTGGTCCATGGAATGGTCTTAATATGGGTGGTAGTTTAGCAG AAGGCTCCATGGTTCGACTAAACTGGATTAATGCCACCCAAAGTTGGGTTGTTAATTTGGCCACAGCGGTTGATATATGTACCCCATACGGAGTCTGTGGTCCATTTGGACACTGTAACTATAACAACTACCCTGCATGCAGTTGTTTGGATGGGTTTGAACCAAGACAACCGGATGAATGGAACGCAGGTAATTGGTCAGGTGGTTGTCAACGTAAAAAACCGTTGAAGTGTGGGGATAAAGATGGGTTTCTAAGGCTTTCGGGTGTGAAACTACCGGATAGTCGGCATTCATGGTACAATGTGAACATGAGCCTTGTGGAATGTAAAAAGGCATGCACGATAAATTGTTCATGTACAGCTTATGCAAACTTGGATATGAGAAAAGGTGGAAGTGGATGTTTGTTATGGTTTGATGATCTGATGGACATTAGAGAAAATGACGAAAATCAAGATATTTACGTAAGAATATCAGAATCTGAATCATCAG TCATGGAACTAGTAATGAAAGTGGTCTTTCCAACAATAATTGTTATGTTTCTGGGAGGCCTAGCTCTGGCAGTGTATGCTTGGAACAAGAGACTGTCTCGTGCACAGAGACAAG GTAATCTGTTGATGTTTAGCAATATGATATTTCCTACCGAGgtcaataataaagatgataagttGCCGTTTTTCAGCTTTTCGGAAGTATCTAAGTTGACAAATAACTTCTCAAACGACAATAAACTTGGAGAAGGTGGCTTTGGTCTAGTTTACAAG GGTGTAATGGACGATGGACGAGAGATAGCTGTGAAGCGGCTATCAGGCACTTCTTCACAAGGGCTTGATGAGTTTAAGAATGAGGTTAGATGTATTCATAAACTTCAGCATCGAAACCTTGTCAATATTTTGGGATGTTGTGCTCAAAATAATGAATTCATGTTAATCTATGAATACTTGCCAAACAGAAGCCTAGATAAAATATTATTTG ACGAGACCAAAAGTTCAGTCCTTGATTGGAGTAACCGATTCTGCATCATAAGGGGAATTGCTCGAGGGCTTCTTTATCTGCATCAAGACTCCCgtattcgtattattcatagagatTTAAAAGCTTCAAATATTTTGTTGGACAGTGACATGAACCCAAAGATATCGGATTTTGGGCTTGCTAGAATATTTGAAGGACCTGAGACGGGGACTAAAACGAAGAATGTGGCTGGAACTTA TGGTTACATCCCTCCAGAATACGCTCTTCACGGGGTATTCTCAGTAAAATCAGATGTGTTTAGCTTCGGTGTTTTGGTGCTGGAGATAATAAGTGGGATGAAGAACCAATTAATTTTCTCTACAAAACATAGTACCAACCTTCTTGGGCAT GCTTGGAGGCTCTTTAAAGATGACAAGAGTATTCAATTGGTTGACGCAACGTCATGTGACTCATACGTTATCTCTAAGGTACTCCGGTCAGTACACATTGGTCTGTTATGTGTGCAAAATCACGCAGAAGATAGGCCAACAATGTCATCGGTGGTATTTATGTTGGACAATGAAGGTGTGTTGCCTCAACCTAAACCACCTGCATTTTTCAGTGAACTCGATCTTGACCCACATACATCTGGCCTCGCTGGCACAATGTCTGCCAATGATATGACAATGTCATTAACAGGTCGATAG
- the LOC139861698 gene encoding G-type lectin S-receptor-like serine/threonine-protein kinase At4g27290 isoform X3, giving the protein MYEMGFFSPGNSQYRYVGIWFKNISPQTVVWVANGETQVTCSSCVFRVNSNGTLLILNGNNNNSLIWPSNYSLPVGNVNIVAKLLDSGNFIVKDNSSSSDEDFIWQSFDYPGDTLLAGMKYGKDLITGRYWSLRSSKSLEDPSPGLYENRVDTNGYPQFFHWRGSVFETRFGPWNGLNMGGSLAGKPNSYYTYEFVCNEKEVYFKFVLINKSFITRLYMNPEGSMVRLNWINATQSWVVNLATAVDICTPYGVCGPFGHCNYNNYPACSCLDGFEPRQPDEWNAGNWSGGCQRKKPLKCGDKDGFLRLSGVKLPDSRHSWYNVNMSLVECKKACTINCSCTAYANLDMRKGGSGCLLWFDDLMDIRENDENQDIYVRISESESSVMELVMKVVFPTIIVMFLGGLALAVYAWNKRLSRAQRQGNLLMFSNMIFPTEVNNKDDKLPFFSFSEVSKLTNNFSNDNKLGEGGFGLVYKGVMDDGREIAVKRLSGTSSQGLDEFKNEVRCIHKLQHRNLVNILGCCAQNNEFMLIYEYLPNRSLDKILFDETKSSVLDWSNRFCIIRGIARGLLYLHQDSRIRIIHRDLKASNILLDSDMNPKISDFGLARIFEGPETGTKTKNVAGTYGYIPPEYALHGVFSVKSDVFSFGVLVLEIISGMKNQLIFSTKHSTNLLGHAWRLFKDDKSIQLVDATSCDSYVISKVLRSVHIGLLCVQNHAEDRPTMSSVVFMLDNEGVLPQPKPPAFFSELDLDPHTSGLAGTMSANDMTMSLTGR; this is encoded by the exons ATGTACGAAATGGGCTTTTTTAGCCCGGGTAACTCCCAGTATCGATACGTGGGGATATGGTTCAAGAACATATCCCCGCAGACAGTCGTATGGGTTGCTAACGGAGAGACTCAAGTTACCTGTTCTTCTTGTGTGTTCAGAGTCAATAGCAACGGAACGTTGTTAATTCTTAAcggtaataataataactctttaaTTTGGCCGTCCAACTATTCGTTACCTGTCGGTAACGTAAATATTGTGGCCAAACTTTTGGATTCGGGAAACTTTATCGTGAAAGATAACAGTAGTAGCAGTGATGAAGATTTTATCTGGCAAAGCTTTGATTACCCGGGTGACACGTTGCTAGCGGGAATGAAATATGGGAAGGACTTGATTACCGGACGGTATTGGTCATTGAGATCTTCGAAGAGTCTAGAAGATCCTTCTCCGGGTCTATACGAAAACCGGGTTGATACAAATGGATATCCACAATTTTTTCATTGGCGAGGTTCTGTATTTGAAACTAGGTTTGGTCCATGGAATGGTCTTAATATGGGTGGTAGTTTAGCAGGTAAGCCAAATTCTTATTACACATATGAGTTTGTTTGTAATGAGAAGGAGGTATATTTTAAATTTGTTCTTATTAACAAGTCCTTTATAACAAGGTTGTATATGAATCCAGAAGGCTCCATGGTTCGACTAAACTGGATTAATGCCACCCAAAGTTGGGTTGTTAATTTGGCCACAGCGGTTGATATATGTACCCCATACGGAGTCTGTGGTCCATTTGGACACTGTAACTATAACAACTACCCTGCATGCAGTTGTTTGGATGGGTTTGAACCAAGACAACCGGATGAATGGAACGCAGGTAATTGGTCAGGTGGTTGTCAACGTAAAAAACCGTTGAAGTGTGGGGATAAAGATGGGTTTCTAAGGCTTTCGGGTGTGAAACTACCGGATAGTCGGCATTCATGGTACAATGTGAACATGAGCCTTGTGGAATGTAAAAAGGCATGCACGATAAATTGTTCATGTACAGCTTATGCAAACTTGGATATGAGAAAAGGTGGAAGTGGATGTTTGTTATGGTTTGATGATCTGATGGACATTAGAGAAAATGACGAAAATCAAGATATTTACGTAAGAATATCAGAATCTGAATCATCAG TCATGGAACTAGTAATGAAAGTGGTCTTTCCAACAATAATTGTTATGTTTCTGGGAGGCCTAGCTCTGGCAGTGTATGCTTGGAACAAGAGACTGTCTCGTGCACAGAGACAAG GTAATCTGTTGATGTTTAGCAATATGATATTTCCTACCGAGgtcaataataaagatgataagttGCCGTTTTTCAGCTTTTCGGAAGTATCTAAGTTGACAAATAACTTCTCAAACGACAATAAACTTGGAGAAGGTGGCTTTGGTCTAGTTTACAAG GGTGTAATGGACGATGGACGAGAGATAGCTGTGAAGCGGCTATCAGGCACTTCTTCACAAGGGCTTGATGAGTTTAAGAATGAGGTTAGATGTATTCATAAACTTCAGCATCGAAACCTTGTCAATATTTTGGGATGTTGTGCTCAAAATAATGAATTCATGTTAATCTATGAATACTTGCCAAACAGAAGCCTAGATAAAATATTATTTG ACGAGACCAAAAGTTCAGTCCTTGATTGGAGTAACCGATTCTGCATCATAAGGGGAATTGCTCGAGGGCTTCTTTATCTGCATCAAGACTCCCgtattcgtattattcatagagatTTAAAAGCTTCAAATATTTTGTTGGACAGTGACATGAACCCAAAGATATCGGATTTTGGGCTTGCTAGAATATTTGAAGGACCTGAGACGGGGACTAAAACGAAGAATGTGGCTGGAACTTA TGGTTACATCCCTCCAGAATACGCTCTTCACGGGGTATTCTCAGTAAAATCAGATGTGTTTAGCTTCGGTGTTTTGGTGCTGGAGATAATAAGTGGGATGAAGAACCAATTAATTTTCTCTACAAAACATAGTACCAACCTTCTTGGGCAT GCTTGGAGGCTCTTTAAAGATGACAAGAGTATTCAATTGGTTGACGCAACGTCATGTGACTCATACGTTATCTCTAAGGTACTCCGGTCAGTACACATTGGTCTGTTATGTGTGCAAAATCACGCAGAAGATAGGCCAACAATGTCATCGGTGGTATTTATGTTGGACAATGAAGGTGTGTTGCCTCAACCTAAACCACCTGCATTTTTCAGTGAACTCGATCTTGACCCACATACATCTGGCCTCGCTGGCACAATGTCTGCCAATGATATGACAATGTCATTAACAGGTCGATAG